The Cyclobacteriaceae bacterium DNA segment TCTGGTGCCATGTTTACGGAGCCTAACTTCGTTTTCGTTTGCGATTCAAACACAGGCTCCTGCACGCGTACCGCAATGGCGGCAATTACGCTGGCGCGGATGTCGGAAGCATCAAAATCTTTCTTATAGAAATCACGCACACCTTTAATCATGCCTTCGCGGAAAGCAGCGAGGTGTGTTCCACCCTGTGTGGTATTTTGTCCGTTAACAAACGAGTAATATTCTTCACCGTACTGATTGCCATGCGTAAGCGCAAACTCTATATCATCACCCTTTACATGAATAATCGGGTAGCGGATTTCTTCAGGCTCTGTTTTTTGCTTGAGCAGGTCAAGCAACCCGTCTTTGGAATAGAACTTCTTACCATTATAATTGATAGTAAGGCCCGCATTCAAAAACGCATAATTCCACATCAGGTCTTCCAGATAATCCGGAATGAAGTGGTAGTTTTTAAACATGGTGTTATCCGGCTCAAACTCAACCAGTGTGCCGTTGCGTTCTTTGGTTTTTGCTACCTTCGGATCGCTGGTCAGAATGCCCTTCTTGAATTCAGCCAGTTTGGTCTGCCCATCGCGAAACGCCTGAACCTTGAAATAATTGGAAAGAGCATTTACTGCCTTGGTACCTACTCCATTCAATCCTACTGATTTCTGGAAAGCCCCTGAATCGTATTTGGCACCGGTGTTGATTTTAGACACTACATCTACCACCTTACCCAACGGAATGCCGCGGCCATAGTCGCGAACGGTAACGCCTTTTTCGGTTATGGTAATGTCGATGGTCTTTCCATACCCCATCATGTGCTCATCGATACAGTTATCGACTACCTCCTTTACGAGTACATAAATTCCATCATCCTTTGCGGTTCCATCGCCCAACTTACCAATGTACATCCCCGGCCTGAGCCGGATGTGCTCCCGCCAGTCGAGCGATTTAATACTGGCTTCGTTGTACTCAAACACATTGGGGGCTTTTTCAGGTTTAGAAGCTTTAGCCATAAAAATTTAAAAACCAGTTTAAAAAATGAGGTTATCTGCCAATAACGCGAAATTTCGCATCACTGCAACGATATCGTGAAAATGCTGAATTGCAAAAATTTATAAACTCTCATACCATAAGTGATTGATTGATAGCGCATAGAAGAAGTGTTCTATAACTAAAAAATCAGGCGGAAAATTTTTTTATTGCTCCGTAAATCGCTCCGCCAACAACCCACGCCCCGATCAAACCCAGGCTGATGTACAACACAAATCCCGCACGACTGAAATCAAAACTTTCACTGCTATTATACAGGCCGATAAAACTAAAGGCGATGATGAAGAACAGGTTCAGGATTATGATCAGCCCCGTAAACCAGGCTCGTAATGCTTCGCTGGGCACCAGCTTTTTGCCAAATACATACACCAGCACGTTTACAATACCCAGTACGGCCAGCCATACATAAAATACCGTCTCTTTACTGATGGCCGTGGTGTTTACTCCCTCCTCTTGCACCACAACCTGCTCGGGCAAACCGGCATACACATACATCAAATTTGCCATAGCCGCCATAAGCGACAGAAACCATACCCCTCTGAAAACTTTTAGAATCATGTTCGTAAATTAGTGCCGCAAATAAACAACAAAAC contains these protein-coding regions:
- a CDS encoding DNA topoisomerase IV subunit B gives rise to the protein MAKASKPEKAPNVFEYNEASIKSLDWREHIRLRPGMYIGKLGDGTAKDDGIYVLVKEVVDNCIDEHMMGYGKTIDITITEKGVTVRDYGRGIPLGKVVDVVSKINTGAKYDSGAFQKSVGLNGVGTKAVNALSNYFKVQAFRDGQTKLAEFKKGILTSDPKVAKTKERNGTLVEFEPDNTMFKNYHFIPDYLEDLMWNYAFLNAGLTINYNGKKFYSKDGLLDLLKQKTEPEEIRYPIIHVKGDDIEFALTHGNQYGEEYYSFVNGQNTTQGGTHLAAFREGMIKGVRDFYKKDFDASDIRASVIAAIAVRVQEPVFESQTKTKLGSVNMAPDGQSVRSYVGDFVAKELEIYLHKNPSVADAMQKRILQSERERKEIAGIKKLANERAKKANLHNKKLRDCRFHFDEKDERGFGSMIFITEGDSASGSITKSRNVETQAVFSLRGKPLNCFGLTKKVVYENEEFNLLQHALNIEDGLDGLRYNKVIIATDADVDGMHIRLLLMTFFLQFFPDLVKAGHVFILETPLFRVRNKKETIYCYSEEEKQDAIKKLGSKPEITRFKGLGEISPDEFGKFIGENIRLQPVQLDKDSHLREVLEFYMGKNTPDRQDFIIDNLRIELDKVESLEEELEEPA